In Aedes albopictus strain Foshan chromosome 3, AalbF5, whole genome shotgun sequence, the genomic window gctttatttttttttaacgtttgtTATTAAAAGTTTAATAAGCAACTATGTACAGAGCTTACGACATCTAAATAATTTGTAATAGCATAATTTTGCGATTCCTACTCCCATTTGGACTTCCTTTTCACGAACACCTCCTTTCCGTCTTCTTGAATTGCCGAATAGTATCCAAGGCCCTCGTATTTGGACCGCATGTATGCAATGTATCCGAACGTTATTCCAATGGCGACCAGACCAATGCCCATTACTATAGCATTCTGCAAGAAAATAATACGTATTGTTAACATAATTTTCATAGATTTGAACATGATATTCGGCGTATTCATTTTGGTATCATGTTTTAAATTTTGCGCAAACAATGTTTAATCTAAGCTTACCGGCTTAGCGTAGAGTTCGAAGTTGATGGCTCGGAAAACATTGGTTGATCGCATCGAGCGGATACCATCGCCAGGGGCAGCGGACGATGTCGCTTGCTTCGGAGGAGCAGGAGGAGGTTTCTGGGGTGCTTCACTCATGCCGactaaaaatgtgaaaaaaaagtttaataATATGGTGTAACTGTACACCCGTACGATATAGGTACAGAAATTGTAAGTCAAATGTTACGATGAAATTCAAGAGCGAAGTTTGTTATGAAACTGTTGGATCTGACTGAAACGTAAAAGTTTGACATGAGGCGTGTATAGTGGTATTGGTTACATTTATTCTTTACAGTGTGAGTGTCATGTTCACGTTTGTCGTGTGTGAGCGCATTCCATGCATGGTTTTACTGACATCAAGAGCAGTAagtattttcccaattttttagtTTGCATATTTAACGTACGTTATATTTGTATTGGAATGTACTCTAATATTTCACCATGTATTTCGCTTCAAAGTTTAGGCTAATAAATCTAAAGTATTACGCTGGGTGTCGTCGAACTTAGGCAAAACATGGGATTTTTTATTATAATGAATAACATTACCCCCAGATAATGTCATATTTTACGACATCATTTCTCTCGTGTACGTCTCTATGTAAATAAATGCCACAGATAGACGAAACCGCTCGAAATTGTTCTACAGAATTTAAGGGTTAACATCTCGGAATCCAAATATGACTATGCTGCTATGACAGACTGGATTTCCGGAAGGATTATAGCAATATTGGTTTAAAAAATCCGTATTCCAACAATCTCGTATCATTTCCCTTtgaaatcttttggaattcgatgagaAGTTAGAGAAGAAAGTTTTTCTCcataaatcttagaaggaattccttaagcagaCCCAAACGAAGCTgcgctatgagccattttacgagacgtttcggatcagctgatcgctaatttcatgaatgaaaatttgacaggaggtcgcgcccaagcccgtgagttttaatatcaatatcaacactgttgtcgtttcgtaaaatagactattaggCTGAAGGTCATTGGGTTATCATTGGAAACGGAacggtttttaaatctaattagACATTCCCTATAATAAGCCACTACTTCAACAATGATAATATTGTTTAATGCTTTTTACCATATTTAACAATTATTGCCAAAAACTAGAAACAATTGAGTAACACTGCAACTAGGAAGAATAACCTAGGTTTAAGAGAAAGAGAAATTCGTAGGTGAAGTATCAGTACATTCAACTTCAAAAAATATTATAATAGTATAAATGGTGAGAAGGAAAAACATACAGAATTGCATGCAGTTGCCATATTATTACAGCAGCAATGAAAATATTAAGAGTAATCTAAGCTAAGAAgagaaaaatagttatttatgcaacgaattgcaaaatgatgattttttctgcacgagtggataaatacgacgagtgctgaaaaaatcgaaatttgcaacgagttgcatacaacaatttttgtaattacgaaaaatacccatcATATAcaaggtgttaggttcgtgagtgcaatttttttaaggggtgatagaggaccatgattGGTGAAAAAatggttctacgcatatggtcaaatctcaaccgttacgtagaaaTTTAACTTTCCATGTTTTGTACTATTGTTACCTTAACTGGCTGCAGCttcaaaatggtcaaacttatcgcagtttttaccCTTATTCAAAAGAACAATAAATTTTCTaccaaatgacatctttgaatcgattggttcagTTAAATAACTAATAACGATAAAAGCTTAGAAGTTTGATgtaaaagaacgaattgtagagttgaaCAGGGGTCAAAATTTTGCTTAAGAATGaacttaaattattacgcattttttaaggacaaggtatttggagtacattgctcaaaatttctagagcaccgttttttagaaccgttgaacggatttggattaaaatgcatcacgctgttgaaaaccactgaacaattagcgtgatgcattttcatcgaaatccgttcaacggttctaaaaaacggtgctctagaaattttgagctatgtactccaaataccttgtccttaaagataattgacaaaaataaattaaaacacactacttttgatcTATTTCGCTctaaaaacttagttatttaactgaaccaatcgattcaaaaactatacttcaaaatttcaaagggcacatatagccgaggcggtaaacgcacgggtattcagcatgaccatgctgagggtgacgggttcgattcccggtcggtccatgatcttttcgtaaaggaaatttccttgacttctttgggcatagagtatcttcgtgcctgccacacgatatacgcatgcaaaatggtcattggcagaggaagctctcagttaataactgtggaagtgctcatagaacactaagctgagaagcaggctttgtcccaacgaggacgttacgccaagaagagagagagagagagacttcaAAATTTAACGCATTATTCATAGATTATTGACAAAAGTAAATTAAAACCaactattttgagctattttgctctagaaaacttagacatttaactaaaccaatcgattcaaagatgccatttaatagaaaattcaataatctttcgaataagggtaaaaacactgcgataagtttgaccattttaaagttatagccagttaaggtaataataatcaaaaacatggaaagttcaaaattacgtaacggttgagatttgaccatatgcgtagaacaatttttcttcaccatttatggtcctctatcaccctttaaaaagtttgcactcatgaacccacggtgtacaacatttagaaggtgacatcttccggaaaactgacagatttttgatgacgtaattcaaatcgttcagaggcgatctagtactccacatcaatttgatcatgtgaagaacaattagaatgacgtcacatgtttacatccaaaatgtatgtttgcataggttactagcctgccttgtgatatttatgccgtgcacGAACCTAACACCCAATATAATGGACATTCGAATCAATGTTTTTAAAtctaaaaattttagaaaaactcaATCGTCGAAAGTGTGCCGAAACGGCCTAGTTTTATCACTAgatcaagagtgccgaaaagtactacttttcaacactcttaagagtgccgaaaagtactgctTTTCGGCACTTTTTCAAGGGTACACTTTGCACTAACACTAATGTTCTTCCGTAGTCTTATGTTGATTCGATGGTTGCTTCTATGTCATTTCAGCAGATCGAATCTGAATAGAAGCGATTTCATCAGCCGAACAGACGTAGAGAgataagcagcagcagcagcagcagcaatcaacGCTCGTTACCGACGCTACTCCGAATACTTGTGTCCTTTTGTGACACCTAtgaacacagcctacctgattAAAAACAGACGTGCATGAATGCTCGCACGtggtttctcttttttttttttttttttatttattcatttcatGGTATTCCTCTTGAAACGTGTGTAGAGTGTGGACAGTCAGAAATGATCGTACTCAAGCGTATTTGTCATAATTGCAAAAAACATTGtctgcaactcgttgcaaaacttgattttttcagcactcgtcgtttttatccaactcggcaagcctcgttgcacAGAACAGATATGTATCTTAGAACCAAGGGGCTAGACACGTATTAGCATATTGAGTGTATTCGAAGTGTATTAGTATATTTGCGGTATATTAATGTATTAATgtatattattgtatattaatgTACTACCATCAAAGTAATCGTACTGGCTGAAATCAAGACTATGACAGATGAATtaaaaaacaaacattgtttatcgGAAAACCCGGCCGCAGAGTTTGCTACGATGCACTAATATATTTCAGTATACTATAATATACCAAGCCAAGAATTATACGTGTTTGGCCCCTTGCTTAGAACAAACTTGAAGTTTTGGAATAGAAGACGTGAAATTGTCgattggagaactagattggaatgaatttccatgggaaaataaaaattcatcaaagcgtgctacgccgtCCGCCCTATGCTCGCTACACGCAAAAGcatgacttccaccaccaggttcgctagtgtacAGCAATCAAATGAGCAGCACTTTTCAtgatgaagattcacccccgtgctcgttggataaatgtacgactcgtgctgaaaaaatcatcattttgcaacttgtataaataactattttgcaactcggcactataataTTCTATTTTATACTTGCCATTTCGATGAGGTAACGACCTACTTTTCCTCACgttaccaaacaattgcattatatggttcataatgcaactcatttcggttgcattatgaatcatgatgcaattgtttgattgacaacctcagtCTGATCTAAATTTTCACggctagagcttgaaaaactgtgacggttattgCACGGCATGCTTGATCCAATTTATTTGTCTCGCACGACAGAGCACGTGGCCGGTCCCACTCATCCACCGCGGAGCACGTTGATATCAATATTTATCATATCAATATCAAACGATCATATTCTTATGAAAGTTTTTCTGGCAAGCCTCGTttaataaatgtacaactcgtgctgtaaaaatcatcattttgcaattcgttacataaataattatAATAATCGCTAAACTCGATGTTGTTATCAAAATGTGCAACATTTATGCAGAACAGTGATTTTTTTCGGAAGTACCTAATCACAAATTTTCCAAGGTAATTGCATACTTTCATGCGTTTTCGTGGAGTTAATCAAGAATATTGGAAACTTAAACTTGAATAATAAACATTTAATAATGTTGTAAAAGTTTTGctaagcttttcgcattctaggatattaaattcaattgtaaaaaatattctcaGCTCTTACAGAGCTATTTCATTGTCTGATAGCagtattattgattttttaaagtatttaTTACATAGAATGATTTATGGTTAAAGTTTCACCCTAATTGACTGATGAATCCCATGGTCCTTCTTGTACCCGGAATCACGGTACTGAGAGCCTCTCGAAGCATGATTGCCCTTGAAGAGCTAGTTTTTAggacacatttggctttcacgaaatTTAATATTTGTTTTTGCAACTCGGAACTATAAAATTATGTTTTATTCTTGCCGTTTCGGGAAGGCCTATTTTTTCGCACGATAcgaaacaattgcattatggttacATTATGgcacaactcatttcggttgcattatgaatcataatgcaattgtttgattcttcttcttttttttctggccaactagcaccgttcggcgccagttgtgttttacgtcggctgggtctaggagctaagccttaaattccgacgccccagggagacagccaccacacctgaggaccctacatatcgaacccatcaacacatgggccgggacctacggctttacttcctatccgagggaagacgtgatcacggattttatgtctcagaaaatcccatcggcgtcgacgggaattgaaccccgaccgactggggtgagaggcaaccacgcttaccactacaccaccgacgccgacattgtttgattgacaacctcagtCTGATNNNNNNNNNNNNNNNNNNNNNNNNNNNNNNNNNNNNNNNNNNNNNNNNNNNNNNNNNNNNNNNNNNNNNNNNNNNNNNNNNNNNNNNNNNNNNNNNNNNNNNNNNNNNNNNNNNNNNNNNNNNNNNNNNNNNNNNNNNNNNNNNNNNNNNNNNNNNNNNNNNNNNNNNNNNNNNNNNNNNNNNNNNNNNNNNNNNNNNNNNNNNNNNNNNNNNNNNNNNNNNNNNNNNNNNNNNNNNNNNNNNNNNNNNNNNNNNNNNNNNNNNNNNNNNNNNNNNNNNNNNNNNNNNNNNNNNNNNNNNNNNNNNNNNNNNNNNNNNNNNNNNNNNNNNNNNNNNNNNNNNNNNNNNNNNNNNNNNNNNNNNNNNNNNNNNNNNNNNNNNNNNNNNNNNNNNNNNNNNNNNNNNNNNNNNNNNNNNNNNNNNNNNNNNNNNNNNNNNNNNNNNNNNNNNNNNNNNNNNNNNNNNNNNNNNNNNNNNNNNNNNNNNNNNNNNNNNNNNNNCTCAGTTTTTACggctagagcttgaaaaactgacAGTTATAGGAGCACGGCTTGCTTGTTCCGAATTTTGTTTCTAGCACGATGGAGCACGTGGCCGTTCCCATTCAATCACCGCGCAGCGTCATGATAGTAATggaaacggtgaaaaattttctttcattgcataaaattttgtatgcaattcgttgcaaaacacgatttttacagcactcctCCTGCTGTAAAAACCATAATttagcaactcgttacataaataactataactggtgtcaaagaaacaaatAACAACAAAATATTAAAGAATGTGGCCGTTTTAGATTATTAAGGTTTTTCGGATTAAAAATATGATATTATGATACGTATATTTCCTTCAGTTTTATGGGCATACGTTATTCGGAGAACTTGCACCAAACAAGTAAATCTTTCAATTTGTGCTAAAAGAATTAATCTTTGACAAGTTTTGGTgtgattatattttttttaaagttcgaAAAAGTTGAAAAACAACATTTATTTGATGcatctcttaatttcaatggatttggctgaaattgtgACCAAGGCCCCCATATTTATAAATTTTGCCCTGCATATTTTAATACATAGTACAGGTAGGTTCCATTTTTGTCAACACGGCCCacgatttttagtttttttttgtttttatttatgtgtattttaacttagagctaattctacacttaaactaTTTTTAGTTGACTATAAAACGGAATAACTTTCTTCGACAAAGTAATTTTGAAATGTCGATATGAAGTTTTTCTAAAACAAACATCACTTAACTACAaataatgaaatttaattgttctATGACATCTtttaactcatttgagttgcacatTTCACACTTTACACTTTTGTTTTGCTAATGCCTACAAGAGATTCTCTCACCACAGATTTGTGATTCCGGGGTTTATCTAGGAACTTATAGAAAGTGAAATTCATGtacaaagtccaaataaagtcgtaaCACTCGGGTAACGAGCCTGGATacaacaaagaggagaaacgtcaaaattttaacagtcggtttgctgtcatccccatagttccaatcgagcaggagacctgtctgTATTTTTAGGATActctggcttttcagtccgattgtgaggtcaaaaacaaccttatattttcttactccgacgtttcgatctgtattgATTGCTGTCTCGTCATTTGGATTTTTCAACCTCACAATACTATTATTTTCAACTTAGTTATCGGGATTCAGACCGCTTTCGCTACTATCTGtctacaattttcaaaaaaaaaaggaaaaattgtttatcaacttcctttttgtaaatagaaataaaatatatcaaaatcaacaaaaaagtACCGCGTATCCCTTTCGGAACGGAGcgttaaaaagtgaaatctccatacaaattgctcaactttggctttcTAAAACTtctagatttcccaacaaaacaaccatTATTctgcctcatttgaaagaactattcTTTGTCTTTTGACTTCTAGCATTGACTACCTAGGTAGATACAATAGAAATttaaaatatgcgacagataaaactttttcatgttttacggtttgctgtcatccccatagttccaatcgagcaggagacctgtcaaaatgacaaggattcgccactttggtatactcgagacactttacacTTGAGTTCAAACTGGGTACCAACTCTAATACTTCTAATacggtccccggtacccaagtttgacattTAACTGAATACCTCTTTTTTGATTAGCTTTGTGTTTTAGTAGCCCATGACAATGAACCTAATTCATTACGTTCAACACTGAATCCAATTTGACACATGTGTTGTCGACCCAGCGAATTAAAAAACATTGGTTCATTGCAAGTTTTCAATATTACTAATAATTTATTTTTATAGGTTAGGCTCGAGTTTAGGTATACGAAGCTTTATTGTATTACTTTATGGAGTCGAAGAAGCACTTCCAGGAATAATACTTTTTCCAATGCCAATACATTCTTTGGTTACCTTTAACAATACCGCAGAGACTCGAAGTATCTTGTGATTGACGGTGTAATGAGAATAGCCCTTAAGGCTGCTAATAACCCTCCATCGTGACCCTCTACCTTCCCTGACATCTAGGTCTCCCAGTTCCGGTCAAGATCGTTCATTATCTTCACCACCATCGAAGTACATTTCATCatacaggaggtggccaaaatgtttgggataggcaacttgtttttctctcacaaaaatgttcaacatgctgtaacttttcatagaatgcgtaaaaaattctcaaattgttaccgtttgtcaacctactatgtgtgcatcattggtataaagttagagctcgattggttaacttTCACGAAGCTAaagccgttctcgtaaaacactatgttTTAGACAACTaagttttgaactgtcatatctcggaaagcagtgaaccgaatcgaatgaaatttttaacgtttatcaacaaacaGTATTCGGCACGGAATACgcgctgatatgcgatcgactcctcgggccctgttcgatttcatgctacggatggctgtttcaatctcctgcactgatggagcttcggtgttgacacgggtaatgcgtcgaacccttggcggatcatgctgagatgttgatggtgtggccgacacttgaaaaaggtttccaaagcgcTCGAACCTGGTCAGTtgagtcggtcagtaactgtccagatgtgtctttcaagGGCATCTTCTGCATTCATCTTAGTTCCACTAAGGCGACGCGAAACATCGTAGAggggacggatgtcgccggtgtttttggctttctcgccttcgtcggctatggAGTCCGCcctcgctctttt contains:
- the LOC115257197 gene encoding small integral membrane protein 8, whose amino-acid sequence is MSEAPQKPPPAPPKQATSSAAPGDGIRSMRSTNVFRAINFELYAKPNAIVMGIGLVAIGITFGYIAYMRSKYEGLGYYSAIQEDGKEVFVKRKSKWE